In Sebaldella termitidis ATCC 33386, one DNA window encodes the following:
- the eutD gene encoding ethanolamine utilization phosphate acetyltransferase EutD: MDKIELEKIVREKIKEMLGDSGDEFMVEASGRHIHLSEEHMKHLFGEDYKLTPVKDLSQPGQYACKERVRVIGSKGEFSGVVILGPCRNETQIELSLTDCTTIGVKGVIRESGKIEGTPGILIGVGDKFVKIDKGVIVAQRHVHMTPEDAGRLGVKDGEIVKVRVNGRRPLIFDDVLIRVKDSYKLSMHIDYDEANACGFESGTTGSIYRK, encoded by the coding sequence ATGGATAAAATCGAATTGGAAAAGATTGTCAGGGAAAAAATAAAAGAAATGCTCGGTGATTCCGGCGATGAATTCATGGTAGAAGCTTCAGGAAGACACATTCATCTGTCAGAAGAGCATATGAAACATCTGTTTGGTGAGGATTATAAACTGACTCCGGTAAAAGACCTGTCTCAGCCAGGGCAGTATGCCTGTAAGGAAAGAGTCAGAGTAATAGGGTCAAAAGGAGAATTTTCCGGAGTAGTAATACTAGGGCCATGCAGAAATGAAACACAGATAGAATTATCACTCACTGACTGTACTACTATAGGGGTAAAAGGAGTTATCAGAGAGAGCGGAAAAATAGAAGGAACGCCGGGAATATTAATCGGTGTGGGAGATAAATTTGTAAAGATAGATAAAGGAGTAATAGTGGCACAGAGACATGTACACATGACTCCTGAGGATGCAGGCAGACTCGGCGTAAAAGACGGGGAAATAGTAAAAGTAAGAGTGAACGGAAGAAGACCTCTGATCTTTGATGATGTTTTGATAAGAGTAAAGGATTCATATAAGCTAAGCATGCACATTGATTATGACGAGGCAAATGCCTGCGGATTTGAAAGTGGGACAACGGGAAGTATCTATAGAAAGTAG
- a CDS encoding EutN/CcmL family microcompartment protein, with amino-acid sequence MLIGKVIGNVWATRKDPKLSGLKLMVVEIKEGSSVKSIVAADYIGAGIGDNVIVVSGSSARHVFDNETPVDATIVGIIDSLE; translated from the coding sequence ATGTTAATTGGAAAAGTTATAGGAAATGTATGGGCAACTAGAAAAGACCCGAAACTTTCTGGTCTGAAGCTTATGGTGGTGGAAATAAAAGAAGGCAGCTCGGTGAAAAGCATAGTTGCTGCAGACTATATAGGGGCAGGAATCGGTGATAATGTGATAGTGGTGAGCGGAAGTTCTGCAAGACACGTTTTTGACAATGAAACACCGGTAGATGCAACTATAGTGGGAATCATAGATAGTTTAGAATAG